The following proteins are encoded in a genomic region of Polynucleobacter paludilacus:
- the rpsB gene encoding 30S ribosomal protein S2 yields MSVTMRQMLEAGCHFGHQTRFWSPKMAPYIFGHRNKIHIINLEKTLPMFQDALKFVKQVSANRGTILFVGTKRQSREIIAEEATRAGMPYIDSRWLGGTLTNFKTVKGSLKRLKDMEVAKEAGDWEKLSKKEALTNDRDLDKLQKALGGIKDLNGVPDAIFVVDVGYHKIAITEANKLGIPVIAVVDTNHSPEGIDYIIPGNDDSSKAVTLYARGVADAILEGRANAVQEILIAAKEGEEEFVEEGKAD; encoded by the coding sequence ATGTCAGTGACTATGCGTCAAATGCTGGAAGCCGGTTGCCATTTTGGCCACCAAACCCGTTTCTGGTCCCCAAAGATGGCCCCTTATATTTTCGGTCATCGCAACAAGATCCACATTATCAACTTGGAAAAAACTTTGCCAATGTTTCAGGACGCCCTGAAATTTGTCAAACAAGTTTCCGCTAATCGTGGCACCATTTTATTTGTTGGTACCAAGCGTCAATCTCGCGAAATCATTGCTGAAGAAGCAACTCGTGCAGGCATGCCCTACATCGACAGCCGTTGGTTGGGTGGCACGCTCACCAATTTCAAAACCGTTAAAGGTTCCCTCAAGCGCTTAAAAGATATGGAAGTTGCTAAAGAGGCGGGTGATTGGGAAAAGCTTTCTAAGAAAGAAGCTTTGACGAATGATCGTGATCTCGACAAGTTGCAAAAAGCTTTGGGCGGTATTAAAGATTTGAATGGCGTACCCGATGCGATTTTTGTAGTTGACGTCGGTTATCACAAGATTGCGATTACTGAAGCGAACAAACTTGGTATTCCTGTTATTGCAGTTGTGGATACCAATCACTCTCCAGAAGGAATTGATTACATCATTCCGGGTAACGATGACTCCAGCAAAGCGGTAACCTTGTATGCACGTGGTGTTGCTGATGCGATTCTCGAAGGTAGAGCAAATGCAGTTCAAGAAATTTTGATTGCCGCTAAAGAAGGCGAAGAAGAGTTTGTTGAAGAAGGGAAGGCAGACTAA
- the tsf gene encoding translation elongation factor Ts, translating to MAAITAAMVGELRAKTDAPMMECKKALTEADGDMAKAEEILRVKLGSKAGKAASRVTAEGIVASFINGTTGALLEVNCETDFVSKNDDFLAFANACVKLIAEHNPADVTALLALPMNGSTVDEVRSALIGKIGENIMPRRFKRFAGSNQLVSYLHGTRIGVMVEFEGDETAAKDVAMHIAAMKPIALSMADVPAESIAVERSVAVQKAAESGKPPEIVEKMVEGSIQKYLKEVSLLNQTFVKNDKQTVEQMLKAANSTIKGFTMFVVGEGIEKRQDDFAAEVAAQVAAAKATA from the coding sequence ATGGCCGCTATTACCGCTGCAATGGTTGGCGAATTACGCGCCAAAACTGACGCACCCATGATGGAGTGCAAGAAGGCTCTGACTGAGGCTGATGGCGATATGGCTAAAGCAGAAGAGATTCTGCGTGTAAAGCTTGGTAGCAAAGCCGGTAAAGCCGCTTCCCGTGTCACTGCTGAGGGTATCGTGGCTTCATTCATCAATGGCACTACTGGCGCCTTGCTTGAAGTGAACTGCGAAACCGATTTCGTCTCTAAGAATGATGATTTCTTAGCCTTTGCTAATGCGTGCGTGAAGTTGATTGCTGAGCACAATCCTGCTGACGTCACTGCTTTATTGGCATTACCAATGAATGGTTCTACGGTTGATGAAGTACGTAGCGCCTTGATTGGCAAGATTGGCGAAAACATCATGCCACGTCGTTTCAAGCGTTTTGCTGGCAGCAATCAATTGGTTTCTTATCTCCACGGCACCCGCATTGGTGTCATGGTTGAATTTGAAGGTGATGAGACTGCTGCGAAGGATGTAGCAATGCATATTGCTGCCATGAAACCAATCGCTTTATCAATGGCTGACGTTCCTGCTGAGTCGATTGCTGTGGAGCGCAGTGTCGCTGTGCAAAAAGCCGCTGAATCAGGCAAACCACCAGAGATTGTTGAAAAGATGGTTGAAGGTTCAATTCAGAAATACCTCAAAGAGGTTTCTTTATTGAATCAGACTTTCGTGAAGAACGATAAGCAAACTGTTGAGCAAATGCTCAAAGCAGCCAACTCGACCATCAAAGGCTTTACGATGTTCGTTGTAGGTGAGGGCATTGAGAAGCGCCAAGATGACTTTGCTGCTGAAGTTGCAGCTCAGGTTGCTGCTGCCAAAGCCACTGCTTAA
- the pyrH gene encoding UMP kinase produces the protein MPAYKRVLLKLSGEALMGDDAFGINPATIDAMVGEIAQVVNSGVELAIVIGGGNIFRGVAGGAAGMDRATADYMGMLATMMNSLALQDALRQKGVEARVQSALRMDQVVEPYIRPRAIRAMGEGKVVIFAAGTGNPFFTTDTAAALRGAEMGVEVMLKATKVDGIYSADPMKDPSATLYKTITFDEALIKNLQVMDATAFALCRDRKLPIKVFSILKPGALMRVVQGESEGTLVHV, from the coding sequence ATGCCAGCCTACAAAAGAGTGCTCTTAAAACTATCTGGTGAAGCCTTGATGGGGGATGATGCCTTTGGTATCAATCCAGCGACGATTGATGCCATGGTTGGCGAAATTGCTCAAGTGGTCAATAGCGGTGTCGAGTTAGCAATCGTAATCGGTGGCGGTAACATCTTCCGCGGTGTAGCAGGCGGTGCTGCTGGTATGGATCGCGCTACTGCCGACTACATGGGCATGCTGGCTACGATGATGAATTCTTTGGCCCTACAAGATGCCTTGCGTCAAAAAGGGGTCGAGGCTCGCGTGCAATCCGCTTTGAGAATGGACCAAGTTGTTGAGCCTTACATTCGTCCGCGAGCAATTCGGGCAATGGGTGAGGGCAAAGTCGTGATTTTTGCTGCTGGTACCGGAAATCCATTCTTTACTACCGATACTGCTGCAGCATTACGAGGCGCTGAAATGGGTGTGGAAGTCATGCTCAAGGCCACTAAGGTTGACGGTATCTACAGCGCTGATCCTATGAAGGATCCTAGCGCAACTCTCTATAAAACCATTACATTTGATGAGGCACTTATCAAAAATTTACAGGTGATGGATGCTACTGCCTTTGCACTTTGCCGCGATCGCAAGTTGCCTATCAAAGTATTCTCGATTCTCAAACCAGGCGCATTGATGCGGGTGGTTCAAGGTGAGTCAGAGGGTACCTTAGTACACGTTTAA
- the frr gene encoding ribosome recycling factor produces MSAAEIKTNTDQKMQKSLEALKTNLAKIRSGRANPGILEHIQVDYYGNPTPLSQVASLGLADARTINVQPFEKTMVAAIEKAIRDSDLGLNPASQGTVIRVPMPALTEERRRELTKVVKSEGEETKIAVRNLRRDANEHLKRLTKDKEISEDEERRATDEIQKMTDKAVVDVDKIIADKEKEIMTV; encoded by the coding sequence ATGTCTGCAGCAGAAATTAAAACCAATACTGATCAAAAGATGCAAAAGTCTCTCGAGGCTTTAAAAACCAATTTAGCCAAAATCCGATCGGGTCGTGCAAACCCTGGAATTTTGGAGCACATTCAAGTCGACTACTACGGTAATCCCACGCCCTTAAGTCAGGTCGCCAGCTTAGGCTTAGCTGATGCGCGCACGATTAATGTTCAGCCTTTTGAAAAAACGATGGTTGCCGCAATTGAGAAGGCGATTCGTGATTCTGATTTAGGATTAAATCCAGCCTCACAAGGCACCGTGATTCGCGTGCCAATGCCTGCCCTTACTGAAGAGCGTCGGCGTGAGCTCACTAAGGTCGTTAAATCTGAGGGTGAAGAGACTAAGATTGCAGTACGAAATTTACGTCGTGATGCAAACGAACATCTCAAACGCTTAACCAAAGATAAAGAGATTTCTGAGGATGAAGAACGTCGTGCAACTGATGAAATTCAGAAGATGACAGATAAAGCCGTAGTCGATGTCGATAAGATTATTGCTGATAAAGAAAAAGAGATCATGACGGTTTAA
- the uppS gene encoding polyprenyl diphosphate synthase — translation MTQHTSSTLAIPEVSAVPRHVAIIMDGNGRWASKRHMPRVAGHSEGLTAVRKIVAECRRLGVEYLTVFAFSSENWRRPPEEVGFLMKLFLKSLKGEVTRLAENDICLKLIGDLERFDSDIQKMVSFSEEKTAHCQALTFTIAANYGGRWDILQAMRKCLIAHPHLKPEQVSEELIQPFLSMSYAPEPDLFIRTGGEQRVSNFLLWQLAYTELYFTDVLWPDFDEIELQKSFEWFSQRERRFGRTSAQVMSQSMSDAV, via the coding sequence ATGACCCAGCACACGAGCTCTACCCTGGCGATCCCAGAGGTCAGCGCTGTTCCACGCCATGTTGCAATCATTATGGATGGCAATGGGCGCTGGGCTAGCAAGCGACATATGCCCAGAGTAGCAGGGCATTCCGAAGGCCTAACTGCAGTTCGCAAAATTGTTGCAGAGTGCCGTCGTCTCGGCGTGGAGTACTTAACGGTTTTTGCTTTTAGCTCAGAGAACTGGCGTCGACCACCTGAAGAAGTTGGCTTTTTGATGAAACTCTTTTTGAAGTCTTTAAAAGGTGAAGTGACTCGTTTGGCTGAAAACGATATTTGTCTCAAGTTAATAGGGGACTTAGAGCGCTTTGATTCTGACATTCAGAAGATGGTCTCATTTTCTGAGGAAAAAACGGCTCACTGTCAGGCGCTCACATTTACGATTGCTGCTAACTATGGTGGCCGCTGGGATATCTTGCAAGCGATGCGCAAATGTCTTATTGCCCATCCTCACTTAAAACCAGAGCAGGTGAGCGAAGAGTTGATTCAGCCTTTCCTGTCGATGTCCTATGCCCCTGAGCCGGACTTATTCATTCGTACAGGTGGTGAGCAACGGGTAAGTAATTTTTTGCTCTGGCAACTTGCATACACAGAACTGTATTTCACAGACGTTTTATGGCCAGACTTTGACGAAATCGAACTTCAGAAATCTTTCGAATGGTTTAGTCAACGCGAACGGCGCTTTGGCAGGACTAGTGCGCAAGTAATGTCTCAGAGCATGAGTGATGCGGTTTAA
- a CDS encoding phosphatidate cytidylyltransferase — MLKTRVITAIILLMILLAVLFMLPPVYLGGFFLLLVMASAWEWSRLVFPHRPWLAYLNAGACLLIIAGLMILHQPLGPFALMSTAGIFWLLIAPLLLSKGLKINFQKWSVPYFVLGLVLLPATWFSVMFLREIGLLFLLSTMALVWIADIGAYFFGKAFGKRRLAPEISPGKSIEGALGGLALCYVYAGLCAFYLAPTVTLFGVWAYRFGWLPMFLMVTALTCLSIFGDLFESQLKRLAGVKDSSHLLPGHGGVLDRVDALIPVMPIAVLLMGFL; from the coding sequence ATGCTAAAAACTCGAGTCATTACAGCAATCATTCTGCTCATGATTCTGCTGGCAGTTTTGTTTATGCTACCCCCTGTTTATTTAGGCGGGTTTTTCTTATTACTCGTAATGGCCTCCGCATGGGAGTGGAGTCGATTAGTATTTCCTCATCGACCTTGGCTGGCGTATTTGAATGCCGGCGCTTGTCTGCTGATCATTGCTGGCTTAATGATCTTGCATCAACCTTTGGGGCCATTCGCTCTCATGTCTACTGCCGGTATCTTCTGGTTGCTAATTGCCCCCTTGCTCTTATCTAAGGGCCTGAAGATCAATTTCCAAAAATGGTCAGTTCCCTATTTTGTCTTGGGCCTTGTTTTGCTCCCAGCAACTTGGTTTTCAGTCATGTTCCTGCGCGAAATCGGCTTGTTGTTTCTGTTATCGACCATGGCACTGGTTTGGATTGCGGATATTGGCGCTTACTTTTTTGGGAAGGCATTTGGGAAGCGCCGTCTTGCCCCAGAAATTAGTCCTGGTAAATCAATCGAAGGCGCTCTTGGAGGCCTTGCCCTTTGCTATGTTTATGCGGGCTTATGCGCTTTCTATTTAGCACCTACAGTGACTTTATTTGGCGTTTGGGCATATCGCTTTGGTTGGTTGCCCATGTTTTTAATGGTCACTGCTTTAACTTGCCTCAGCATCTTTGGGGATTTATTTGAATCTCAACTCAAACGGTTGGCTGGAGTCAAAGACAGTAGTCATTTATTGCCAGGACATGGTGGCGTATTAGATCGGGTTGATGCATTAATCCCTGTAATGCCGATTGCAGTTCTGCTGATGGGATTTTTATGA
- the ispC gene encoding 1-deoxy-D-xylulose-5-phosphate reductoisomerase: MSSKQRVTILGSTGSIGTNTLDVIRAHPERFEVVALTAAKQVERLAEQCIEFKPRLAVVGDASSAKKLSELLLAKQISTTVLYGSEALISAVLESDCDTVMAAIVGAAGLLPTLAAAKAGKRVLLANKEALVMSGKLFMDAMHEGGGALLPIDSEHNAIFQCLPVHFSKSPSLHHGVEELWLTASGGPFRNTPLTELGQVTPEQACAHPNWVMGKKISVDSATMMNKGLEVIEAYWLFGLPIEKIQVLIHPQSVVHSMVRYCDGSVIAQMGQPDMRTPIAYGLAWPDRIVAGVEPLSLTQLTALNFTEPDLLRFPCLSLAFQAGKQGGLAPAVLNAANEIAVAAFLDNALGYSQISEVVERVLNGIEPTVTSSLEDILEADAKARTMAVDVIQRLRS; the protein is encoded by the coding sequence ATGAGCAGTAAACAGCGTGTCACTATTTTAGGGTCCACTGGCTCCATTGGTACGAATACCTTGGATGTGATTCGGGCGCATCCCGAGCGATTCGAAGTCGTTGCCCTCACAGCAGCAAAACAAGTCGAGCGCTTGGCAGAGCAGTGTATTGAGTTCAAACCGCGACTTGCAGTAGTTGGTGATGCCTCATCAGCTAAAAAACTTTCTGAACTTCTTTTAGCAAAGCAAATCAGCACTACCGTTTTATATGGATCAGAAGCCTTGATTTCTGCGGTGCTCGAATCGGATTGTGATACCGTAATGGCAGCAATCGTAGGGGCGGCAGGCTTGCTGCCCACTTTGGCCGCTGCTAAGGCCGGCAAAAGAGTATTGCTTGCTAATAAAGAAGCGCTCGTCATGTCCGGCAAGTTATTTATGGATGCAATGCACGAAGGTGGTGGAGCATTGCTGCCCATTGATAGTGAACATAATGCGATCTTTCAATGTTTGCCTGTCCATTTTTCAAAAAGTCCAAGCCTGCACCACGGTGTTGAAGAGCTATGGTTAACCGCTTCTGGCGGACCATTCAGAAACACGCCTCTCACTGAGTTGGGCCAAGTAACCCCCGAGCAGGCCTGTGCCCATCCAAATTGGGTCATGGGTAAAAAGATTTCTGTCGACTCTGCCACGATGATGAATAAGGGGTTGGAAGTCATCGAGGCTTATTGGTTATTTGGTTTACCCATTGAGAAAATTCAGGTCCTGATTCATCCACAAAGTGTGGTGCACTCGATGGTGCGCTATTGCGACGGCTCAGTGATTGCTCAGATGGGTCAGCCCGATATGCGAACACCTATTGCTTATGGACTTGCCTGGCCCGACCGCATTGTTGCAGGCGTTGAACCATTGAGTTTGACTCAATTGACTGCCCTCAATTTTACGGAACCTGATCTTCTGCGTTTCCCTTGTTTGTCGCTGGCATTTCAGGCGGGTAAGCAGGGTGGGCTAGCTCCAGCGGTATTGAATGCGGCCAATGAGATTGCAGTCGCAGCATTTTTAGATAATGCGCTCGGGTATTCGCAGATATCGGAGGTGGTAGAGCGGGTACTCAATGGCATTGAGCCTACAGTTACGAGCTCACTCGAAGATATTCTGGAGGCGGATGCTAAAGCAAGAACCATGGCTGTTGATGTGATTCAGCGTCTGCGTTCCTAA
- a CDS encoding M50 family metallopeptidase, protein MQALITFAAFLLTLCIVVCFHEFGHFLAARLCGVKVLRFSLGFGKPLFVFKSRHSATEWTLAPIPLGGYVRLLDGRDPQQTIQQSEQSQAFDTKPLWQRALIVFAGPLANFILAVFLLTTIYVAGVVQLPARLQAPPADSIAASLGITQGYQVLAWRMQADNDFEPVISWNALRWNVMDAITSKEGFVLRVQDASGRQFTTEFLSSQLPSMSSSEDPFSQLGILPVIPPVSEYLNLKLDPFSAWVYATKRVYLISKVSLRLMGGLLTGESSLKQLGGPLSIANMAGKTAQLGWQAYLAFLSILSISIGLLNLVPLPMLDGGQLLYDAWELVSGKRISTTLQEQFQKLGFILLISISLLALFNDLQRYFSP, encoded by the coding sequence TTGCAGGCATTGATTACCTTCGCAGCATTTTTGCTAACCCTCTGCATTGTGGTTTGCTTTCATGAGTTCGGCCATTTTTTGGCTGCTCGCCTATGCGGTGTCAAGGTGTTACGATTTTCACTCGGCTTTGGCAAGCCCTTATTCGTTTTCAAATCAAGACATTCCGCCACAGAGTGGACATTGGCCCCGATTCCTTTGGGTGGTTATGTCAGGCTTTTGGATGGCAGAGATCCTCAACAAACCATTCAGCAATCAGAGCAAAGCCAAGCTTTTGATACCAAGCCACTATGGCAACGAGCACTGATTGTCTTCGCAGGCCCCTTGGCAAATTTCATCTTAGCTGTCTTTCTATTAACGACTATTTACGTTGCTGGAGTAGTTCAATTACCAGCGCGCTTGCAGGCACCTCCAGCAGATTCCATTGCTGCGAGTTTAGGTATTACCCAAGGATATCAAGTCCTAGCTTGGCGTATGCAAGCCGACAACGATTTTGAGCCTGTGATCAGTTGGAATGCGCTCCGCTGGAATGTGATGGATGCCATTACTTCAAAAGAGGGCTTTGTATTGAGGGTGCAGGATGCCTCGGGACGGCAATTTACGACTGAATTTTTATCTTCCCAATTACCTTCGATGTCTTCTTCGGAGGACCCTTTTTCACAGCTTGGCATTCTTCCAGTAATACCGCCAGTTTCTGAATACTTGAACCTTAAATTAGATCCTTTTAGCGCCTGGGTATATGCCACCAAGCGGGTTTATTTGATCAGCAAAGTCTCATTGAGGCTAATGGGGGGTTTATTGACTGGAGAGAGCTCTCTAAAACAGCTCGGAGGACCTCTCAGTATTGCCAATATGGCAGGGAAGACAGCTCAACTAGGTTGGCAGGCTTACCTAGCATTTTTGTCGATTTTGAGCATTAGTATTGGCCTGCTGAATTTGGTGCCCTTGCCAATGCTAGACGGGGGTCAGCTCCTGTATGATGCATGGGAGTTGGTCTCTGGGAAGCGGATTTCGACTACTTTGCAGGAGCAGTTCCAGAAATTGGGCTTTATCTTGCTGATTTCCATTTCCCTTTTGGCCTTGTTTAATGATTTACAACGCTATTTTTCGCCTTGA
- the bamA gene encoding outer membrane protein assembly factor BamA — translation MHLNPFFSRFARFAALVALVLASVCLSAQASDSFVIKDIRLEGLQRVEPGTVFSYLPVQVGDTFTDEKGADAIRTLYETGFFRDVQIQAQGDVLIVIVEERPTISRIEFTGMKEFDQEIVRKSLKSVGVAEARFYDKALIDKAEQELKRQYVSKGLYAAEVVATVTPVERNQVAIYFNIDEGPVAKIQEINFIGNKVFSESTLTGLMQLRTGSWLSWYTKDNLYSKQKLTADLETIRSYYLNRGYLEFVIDSTQVSITPDKKSIYLTISIKEGQKFTVSKVSFAGELLGKEAEFMQLVQLKPGDTFSSAKLTESTKAIADLLGFYGYAFATINPQPDIRREQSEVDLTLVVDPGRRVYVRQVNISGNAKTRDVVIRREMRQFESSWFDGDKIELSKKRLGRLGYFTENNVTTQDVPGSPDQVDVNVDVKEKPTGAVSLGAGYSSTEKVILTAGINQDNAFGTGQSIGLNASLGKVNQSLALSNYDPYFTEDGISRFSDVYYRTSKPLYYTGDPDYQIKSIGTDLKFGVPYSEVDRVFYGTALEAFQINTTVNTPQPYLNYAQSYGIASPGYPGTLNTYNVPLTVGWARDGRDSALIPSEGSLQQLSSEVGTPAGNMTYYRVYGQYQKYHSFSKANILSFNGEVGYGQAYGAYPFPITKNYYVGGIGSVRGYAPGSLGPTYYNTTYGTYQPTGGQSKIVTNVEYTVPVPGSGTEKTLRMFTFVDGGNAFGENINLVLRYSYGVGISWISPLGPLKFSYGIPIKSQPTDNIQRLQFQVGTAF, via the coding sequence ATCCATCTGAATCCTTTTTTCTCTCGGTTTGCCCGATTTGCTGCACTAGTTGCACTGGTTCTAGCTAGTGTCTGCCTGAGTGCCCAAGCTTCTGACTCTTTTGTGATTAAAGACATTCGACTTGAGGGTCTTCAGCGCGTGGAGCCAGGGACTGTTTTTAGTTATTTGCCCGTTCAGGTTGGCGATACCTTCACTGATGAAAAAGGGGCTGACGCAATTCGTACTCTGTATGAAACAGGCTTTTTTAGGGACGTTCAGATCCAAGCTCAGGGCGATGTCCTGATTGTGATTGTGGAGGAGCGTCCAACGATTTCCCGTATCGAATTTACTGGCATGAAAGAGTTCGATCAAGAGATCGTTCGCAAGTCCCTCAAGTCAGTTGGCGTAGCAGAAGCCCGTTTTTATGACAAAGCACTGATAGATAAGGCTGAGCAAGAGCTCAAACGCCAGTATGTTAGCAAAGGATTGTACGCAGCTGAAGTGGTGGCGACCGTGACACCGGTTGAACGCAATCAAGTGGCTATTTATTTCAATATTGATGAAGGCCCGGTAGCCAAGATTCAAGAAATCAATTTCATTGGCAACAAGGTATTTAGTGAAAGTACCTTAACGGGTTTGATGCAACTCAGAACCGGTAGCTGGTTATCTTGGTATACCAAAGATAATCTCTACTCCAAGCAAAAACTCACGGCAGATCTTGAAACGATCCGCTCTTACTATTTGAATCGTGGTTATCTTGAGTTTGTCATTGACTCAACGCAAGTCTCAATCACACCAGATAAAAAATCAATTTATCTGACGATTAGCATTAAAGAGGGTCAGAAATTTACGGTAAGTAAAGTCAGCTTTGCAGGCGAACTGCTGGGGAAAGAGGCTGAGTTTATGCAATTGGTTCAACTCAAGCCCGGAGATACTTTTTCCTCTGCAAAATTAACCGAGAGTACTAAAGCGATTGCCGACTTGCTGGGCTTTTATGGCTACGCTTTCGCCACCATTAATCCCCAGCCTGACATCCGTCGTGAACAAAGCGAAGTAGATTTGACCCTAGTGGTTGATCCTGGACGTAGGGTTTATGTTCGCCAAGTGAATATTTCTGGGAATGCAAAAACCCGAGATGTTGTTATTCGTAGAGAAATGCGCCAGTTCGAAAGCTCTTGGTTCGATGGCGACAAGATTGAGTTATCAAAAAAACGTTTAGGTCGTCTTGGCTACTTTACTGAAAATAACGTAACCACCCAGGATGTACCTGGTTCCCCAGATCAGGTCGACGTTAATGTCGACGTTAAGGAAAAGCCCACCGGAGCCGTTTCTTTGGGTGCTGGTTACTCCAGTACTGAAAAGGTAATTTTGACTGCTGGTATTAATCAAGATAATGCCTTTGGAACCGGTCAATCCATTGGCTTAAATGCCTCATTGGGTAAAGTGAACCAAAGCTTGGCGCTCTCTAACTATGACCCTTATTTCACGGAAGATGGCATCAGTCGCTTTAGCGACGTTTACTACCGCACTTCCAAGCCCCTTTACTACACTGGTGATCCGGATTATCAGATTAAATCCATTGGAACTGATTTAAAATTCGGCGTACCTTATAGCGAAGTTGATAGAGTTTTTTATGGAACGGCATTGGAGGCCTTCCAAATTAATACCACTGTAAATACTCCGCAGCCTTATTTAAATTATGCTCAGTCATATGGTATTGCATCACCTGGCTATCCTGGGACTTTAAATACTTATAACGTACCTTTGACAGTTGGCTGGGCGCGCGATGGCAGAGACAGTGCCTTGATTCCGTCTGAAGGTTCTTTGCAGCAATTGTCTTCGGAGGTGGGAACACCAGCCGGGAATATGACTTATTACCGAGTGTATGGCCAATATCAAAAGTACCACTCTTTCAGTAAAGCAAATATCCTGTCTTTCAATGGCGAGGTCGGTTACGGCCAGGCCTACGGCGCTTACCCATTCCCAATTACCAAGAATTACTATGTTGGCGGTATTGGATCAGTGCGTGGCTATGCTCCAGGCTCACTTGGCCCAACCTACTACAACACCACATATGGCACCTATCAACCTACGGGCGGCCAGTCGAAGATTGTTACAAACGTAGAGTACACAGTGCCTGTGCCAGGGTCTGGCACTGAGAAAACGCTGCGGATGTTTACCTTCGTGGATGGCGGTAACGCCTTTGGCGAGAATATCAACCTGGTGTTGAGGTATTCTTACGGTGTAGGTATATCATGGATATCACCACTTGGCCCCTTGAAATTTAGCTATGGCATTCCAATAAAATCTCAGCCAACTGATAATATTCAGCGGTTGCAGTTCCAGGTCGGTACTGCGTTTTAA
- a CDS encoding OmpH family outer membrane protein translates to MKLSHSSKWISLSLVTFVSIICLPQAFSQEVGTKVAVVNSEKVFNESNLAKAMQTRLQNEFTKRQNDLRDSAQKIKSAAEKLDRDAAVMSEADRIRRQRELADQDRELQRKQREFTEDLNQRTFEERAKIAEKANLVLKQIAEQRKIDVIVQEAAYVSPKSDITDDVIKALNNSK, encoded by the coding sequence ATGAAGCTCTCTCACTCTTCTAAATGGATTTCATTAAGTCTTGTTACTTTTGTATCCATCATTTGCTTACCGCAAGCTTTTTCTCAAGAGGTTGGCACAAAGGTCGCCGTTGTTAACTCAGAAAAAGTGTTTAATGAATCCAACTTGGCGAAAGCAATGCAGACGCGTTTGCAAAATGAATTCACTAAGCGTCAGAATGATTTGCGTGACAGCGCGCAAAAGATTAAATCCGCTGCCGAGAAGCTGGATCGCGATGCCGCCGTGATGTCTGAAGCTGACCGCATTCGTCGTCAGCGTGAGCTTGCTGACCAAGATCGTGAACTACAGCGTAAGCAACGTGAGTTCACGGAAGATTTAAATCAGCGTACCTTTGAAGAGCGCGCCAAGATTGCTGAAAAAGCAAATCTGGTGTTAAAGCAAATTGCCGAGCAGCGGAAGATTGATGTCATTGTTCAAGAAGCGGCCTATGTTAGCCCTAAGTCCGATATTACCGATGATGTCATCAAGGCCTTAAATAACTCTAAATAA